The segment atcaattGCACTCTTGATTTTAGCCAATTAGTTCCCAAAAGTTCAGCGCCTTTTGTAAAATGGCCCTTGACtgcgaatttcttcaatttaacctctaattgacctcaaaactttaatttttttgtgattttaccgttaatttcaatcaattgaattgctaaaaattaaatttggtatcctaaaattctaatcttctcaattaagcccctaataaaattaatttgactcatttaaagtttaattaagtccttacacctaattaaatccttcaattggacccaaattaattcttaaacataactaaacttttaatttggcaaatgattaaatcaaattagcctattaaaaatttaataatgtcactagacttaatttttatgtagatttgtcaaataatcatttaatttgaccttaaatcaACATTGTTTTTTCAGTATTGGATAAAATTGGGTATAATTAGTTTGttaatttcattcaaaattgcagcttgatttttatgtattttttggaatcctcctcagcctttttttttttcaaaatgtcaggtctcttttattttttaattttattattttttttaaagaaattttttttttttaaaattttaaaataggtTATAACAgctgtattttattattattattattattattattattattatgttgaaaaaaagaagaagctctATGCAGCTTTGCGGGGAATCAAACTAACATTATTTATAATGGGCTGAGTAGCCTAATCACGAAGTCCACAaagtaaaaacataaacatatcCATCGCTAATAGGAACAGACCCAAAAGCAAAGGAAAATGTTTCAGGGCCTTGTTAAATTTGCGTGTCTTCGTACACAATGAAGAGATGAAACTATGAAAGTTGtcttttgagagagagagggagggagggagaggctGAGACTTGTTGTGGTTCACATTCGATGTCCTGTCTGCCTGCCTGTCCAGCTAATAACCTCATATTAGCTTCACAACGACTCCTGCTCTACTGCTACAAGCCTCCTACTACTCTCATCTCCATGTAGATTAGATTGCCAAAATTCCAAGACCCCCAGCAAGACCAATtgtttattcaattaagaagAGCAAAGTGTGTGGGTCCATCCATGAAAGCAGTCACAGTACCATCTCCATATGgtgcttcttcctcttcttgccACCATTACAACAACTACAGGGTTGTTATTCTAATGGCCAAAAGCAAGAAATCCCAGCCTGCCTCTTCTCCTAATAAGGTTAGTTATTTCCCTTTGCTCTACTCTCTATTTCCTGTCCCTTTCAATAACAACTTTGACAGTCTCTTTTTTTTGGCCCTTCTTATAAGTAGTTCCTCTATGCCATTGTACCCCCGCCATATGCATGATTCTGTTTCTGTCATGTTAACACCTATTTATCAGCTAGCTGCATCAATGTACATGGCTGGAGATGTGAAAACAATAAGGTTTATTTgtggttgggggggggggggatactAGATTTTACATCAAGAAGTGTATGGTTCACCTGAGAATTAgctaaataattcttttaatgtgAATATGATCCCCCAAGTTGGATTGAAATTGAATATGATCAGGGAATACTGATGTATCTTATATCTTATGTTGAACAACAATGGAAATCTTTGTTCAAAGAATCATATCATCAGATTGAGCTAATATATTCAGTGGGTTGAAACAGTTTTGAAGAGGATTTGGTCTAAGAAACTTATTCAAGGTTGACGTCTAACGATTTTTGTGTATTTGTAAATGTCATTTCATTAACAGGGTTCTGAGTCAGCTCCTCCAAGAATCACATCAAACGTCAAGCAGAATTTGCAGTTTCTAAAGTTATGGAAGGTCGGTTTTGCGGAAATATGCATCTCCTTTGTGGGATTCCTGCCCGTAATCTAATCCGATGAAGGATTTTGTAGGAGTTTCAAAAGAGGAAGTCTAGCACACCTAAGCCTTCTACTAGTTACCGCAGAAAGAAGGTGGAGAAGGAGGACCTTCCAGAGGACACAGAGCTCTACCGTGATCCTACCTTGAGTCTCTACTAGTAATATTCTTTCCAGgttccttcttttattttttttattttttatttcagcatCCACTTTTAAGCCTCTTGGAAAAGCATTGCTCTTTGCTCTGCTAACTATGATTTACAGTACGAACCAGATTGTAGAAACTGGAGTCCCTGTCTTGCTTGTTGATGGGTATAATGTATGTGGATACTGGGCGAAACTGAAGAAACATTTTGTGAACGGAAGACTTGATATTGCACGACAAAAGTTAATCGATGAACTTGTTGCATTCAGTTTGGCCAGAGGTTTGCACTTTGTGCTCTTTTGGCAAGACTTGATATTGCCTTCAATTTCCTATGCCTCAACCATTTGGAACATATTTTAGTCTTACTTTCTGCTACCTCAGGCCAATTTACCCTCTGTGTAGACATAATAAAGGTTTCTGATAGCTGTGTTCCTTGATAGAACTTAGACATACCTAGATGGGTTGGACATGCAGGCACCCATCATTATACTTTTTCTTCTAAGGGGTATTAACTATGATGGGAGGACCATGAGAATAATAACTGTGATTAGAAAAACTCTACTATCATTTTCTTGAAGAAACTCGTTAGATATTTCATCTCCTGCCTTATTTGTCTTTCTAAATTTCTTTTCCATGGTCAATTGTCAATGGGGCAACAAATAAGTGAGTTTTCACTTCACCCCTTAAAACAATAATGCAAAgttaacatcataaaataaatattctaacaCAACGGTCATAATTGGCATGTAATAATGTAATAACCTGTGAATTCTGTTAATACACATTCTCAAATGGACAAGAATTTTGTGGCAAAGAGTGCTGGAACTTCGAGACTTGATAGTTCTATTTTGTTGtgaatatattttctattttgattgaATCCAATAGAGTTTCATTGCCTGTTGGGTTTGTCTAAAAAATCAGCTATTCTTGGATCAAATTGGAACACAATTATTTCTTATGATAATTCAGCACCTTTCAAGATGATGAGTAGAATTAGGAAACTACAGTTAACTAGTTCTCTCTTAAAAAACTTCACTTAATGTATTGCACAATTAGTTTTTATGTACTTGTAAATGTTATCACAATGAAATTGTTGATTTCATAAACTTGAAAGTGAAGTGCCTATGGAACTGCCCAATTTAAGATCGATTATGGATGACCGTTACATATCCCATCATATATTGCATGTTACAACTTGGCCCTTGCTTAATTGAATATGGAAGTAGTATGCTTCTGTCCTCTTTTGATGTTTGACCATAACCACAAGGAATTGATATTCATGAACCTGGAAGAGTTAATTAGTGACTCTTCACTTTAAATCCTTATTTTCTGTTGATTTTGGGTCATTTGCTCCTAGTTTCTTGAGTAACATTGAAACTTAATTCCATCTTGCATCCGTTTACTCGTTTTCCAAATGTTGATGCCTCCTCTATCTTTGTTAACTTTGAAACATTTACAGATGTGAAAGTGGTAGTTGTCTTTGATGCCATGATGTCAGGGCTGCCTACGCACAAGGAAAACTTTGTTGGGTACTTTTATAATCCTAATCTATAATTGCCAGTTTTTGTGATAATCTACTCTCTGGATGACTATTTAGATTTCATCATCTATATAAAATAGGATCCATCAAGAAATCCATTTGTGCTTCATAACAATAtgctaattttagaaaatagGCTGATCATAGCACTTAAGGGCTAGTTGAGTTGAGTTACTGATCTTGCAATTAGTTGCACACGCACTTGCACATGCACTTGAATTATACTTGTCGCTTCCTCTGAATGACCAGACTGTCAAAGATTTAAGAGTGTTTATTGTAGGTTGAAGATCTTTGGTTTTGTAAATGTAATGGGATTGTGCCCCTTTATGTTGTATGAAAGATAAGTATTATTACTGAAGGTGTTATTGTTTGCCCTGACTATCATTTTTTACCATGCTATCTAATATTGATTGAGAATGATTTGTGTTAGTTTGTTCAATTATATATGTTATCAAATGTCTTGCTGTGTATTGTTGATATAATTGGttcttttttgatataaaacatCCGCAATTTGCAGTGTCGACGTGATTTTCACAGGTGAATCTTGTGCTGATGCATGGATTGAAAAAgaggtatttttttatgtcaagttGATAAGGAAATTAAGATCTTCTCTTTAAACTACCGTTGTGATGTTCCAAGGAGACATTCCCATGGCTTTATCTCTAGTTCCATATTAGAGGTCCTGGGTCCAAATTCCATTCCATGTTTCCTGTGAAGGCAGATGGTTTGTGTGATGTTAAAAAGTTACCCCTGCTGGGCAACTTGATTCCTAAAAGCTTCCTAATAATATcaaaatggagaagaaaagaaaatgaccaCTGATGTTAGAAATTCTTGATATACACCATTATTTATCAGCTAGAGGTAATTGTCATAgagttttctctttgttttggtGTCATGTCGTCATGTTTCCTACCCGTACTCTTCCAACTATTTATTTATACTACATTTGGGCCATGAATTTCACATTTACTTAAGTTAACCAATATCTTAATCCATTTATCAGAGTCTAGGATTTTCTTATCCTGTTGTCCCCTGCAAGGAAAATCTTAAACCACGTTTTGCTCTATCTGCTTGTCAGGCAGATCTTTTTAGTCAAATGTGGAGAACTAATAAGATTCAGGGTCCAGGTCTCTTTTCTTCATGCAAGAGTTTCACATCTTGATTAGCAACTTTTTCATATCTGCAGTAAATGTGGTTACCCTTATTATGCCATTATCTGTTTGAAGACTGGTGATGTGCTTGAAGataattttcttgcttttttctgTCTCGTGTGTTAGCTGTTATCCTTTGTGCTTAGCATTGGAATCTTATTTCTCTAACAGGTTGTAGCCTTGAAGGAGGATGGATGTCCAAAAGTATGGGTCGTTACTTCTGATCATATTCAGCAGCATGCAGCACACGGAGCAGTATGCGTTTCCCTTATAATTGATTATCATTGTATTGACTTTTGTTGATCTAGTACATATGATTACTTTTTTAGCTCcaaatctctctttctctctctctaaacaCTCCAAGCACATGCATGCACAACGCACATGTATTTCtttatttagagagagaggcCTTATTTAAACTTTGTTTCGAGACAATGCAAGGAGGACCTTGCTATTATATTTCCAGTCCATTGGCAGTAATTACTTATCATAAGATTGCATCTTCTGCTACTTTGAGAAAACTTGTGCCAAAGTAAGTTTGTTACTATAGTTTTTTCCCCAGTTTTGGAATATATTTCTTCTGTTTCTGTAAATGTGCCCCCAATCCAAATcagaaaattttagaaataactCTTTACTCTTATCCCGTT is part of the Populus nigra chromosome 8, ddPopNigr1.1, whole genome shotgun sequence genome and harbors:
- the LOC133701833 gene encoding uncharacterized protein LOC133701833 isoform X1, yielding MKAVTVPSPYGASSSSCHHYNNYRVVILMAKSKKSQPASSPNKGSESAPPRITSNVKQNLQFLKLWKEFQKRKSSTPKPSTSYRRKKVEKEDLPEDTELYRDPTLSLYYTNQIVETGVPVLLVDGYNVCGYWAKLKKHFVNGRLDIARQKLIDELVAFSLARDVKVVVVFDAMMSGLPTHKENFVGVDVIFTGESCADAWIEKEVVALKEDGCPKVWVVTSDHIQQHAAHGAGAFIWSCKALVSEVKASQQEVERALQELRPTSFQGRLLKHNLDSEVVDALKDLRKKLAENESKSR
- the LOC133701833 gene encoding uncharacterized protein LOC133701833 isoform X2 — encoded protein: MKAVTVPSPYGASSSSCHHYNNYRVVILMAKSKKSQPASSPNKGSESAPPRITSNVKQNLQFLKLWKEFQKRKSSTPKPSTSYRRKKVEKEDLPEDTELYRDPTLSLYYTNQIVETGVPVLLVDGYNVCGYWAKLKKHFVNGRLDIARQKLIDELVAFSLARDVKVVVVFDAMMSGLPTHKENFVGVDVIFTGESCADAWIEKEVVALKEDGCPKVWVVTSDHIQQHAAHGAGAFIWSCKALVSEVKASQQEVERALQELRLASDMASGIPTNLKSLQEPQLMKAHHIL